A single window of Metallosphaera hakonensis JCM 8857 = DSM 7519 DNA harbors:
- a CDS encoding N-glycosylase/DNA lyase, whose product MLRGVVRDARLRARVLERAEEFKLNNRASENVWYRELVLCILTANSSFLGAFTALQALGDLIFNGTEAEISRVLRLSGYRFPNLKAKYIVMSRAYYGRLKEVVGRVADRDQAEARDILLDIQGLGMKEASHFLRNVGYLDVAIIDRHIIRFFSEYMIEQRISSRHRYLELESILRSIAEALGIRVGILDLYIWYLKTGKVAK is encoded by the coding sequence GTGTTAAGAGGAGTCGTAAGAGACGCAAGGTTAAGAGCAAGGGTTCTAGAAAGAGCCGAGGAGTTTAAACTAAACAATAGGGCCAGTGAAAATGTATGGTATAGGGAACTGGTTCTATGCATTCTAACTGCTAACTCCAGTTTCCTTGGAGCATTTACAGCACTTCAAGCTTTGGGAGATCTTATTTTCAATGGAACTGAGGCTGAGATATCCAGGGTTTTGAGGCTGAGCGGTTATAGATTCCCTAATCTCAAGGCAAAGTACATAGTCATGAGTAGGGCATATTACGGAAGGCTAAAGGAGGTTGTGGGAAGAGTTGCTGATAGAGACCAAGCAGAGGCAAGGGACATTCTCCTTGACATACAAGGCCTTGGGATGAAGGAGGCTAGTCACTTTCTTAGAAATGTAGGTTACCTTGATGTGGCAATCATAGACCGACACATAATTAGGTTCTTCTCCGAATACATGATTGAACAGAGGATTTCCTCAAGGCATCGCTACCTAGAACTAGAGTCTATTCTAAGGAGCATTGCAGAGGCCTTGGGGATAAGGGTGGGTATATTGGACTTGTACATCTGGTACCTCAAGACAGGGAAAGTAGCGAAGTAG
- a CDS encoding NAD(P)-dependent oxidoreductase, with amino-acid sequence MAVDVMTDSLSKEKLTILITDPVDEYMVRTLKSKGLNIDYQPDIVREELLKVVENYDVLVVRSRTKVDKEIIERGKRLKVIARAGIGVDNIDTDEAERRKIRVVYAPGASTDSAAELTVGLMLAGARNMFTSMTLAKSGIYKKTEGVELSGKTIGIIGFGRIGYKVGLIAKAMGMNVIAYDVVDVTKRAVEIGARPVSLDELVTQSDVISIHVTVGKDAKPILTSREFEMMKRGVIIVNTSRAVAVDGKALLRFIKEGKVLSYATDVFWHEPPKEEWEVELLKHERVTVTTHIGAQTKEAQYRVAVMTTENLLKTLQEIGVKV; translated from the coding sequence ATGGCAGTGGACGTTATGACTGATTCTCTATCTAAAGAAAAATTAACCATACTGATAACTGATCCGGTAGACGAATACATGGTAAGGACTCTCAAGTCTAAGGGTCTCAATATAGATTATCAGCCAGACATAGTAAGGGAGGAATTATTGAAGGTAGTTGAGAATTACGATGTCCTGGTAGTTAGAAGTAGAACCAAGGTTGATAAGGAGATCATTGAGAGGGGTAAAAGGCTAAAGGTAATAGCTAGGGCCGGAATAGGAGTCGATAACATAGATACCGATGAGGCTGAGAGAAGAAAGATAAGGGTGGTTTATGCCCCTGGAGCATCTACAGATTCCGCGGCCGAGTTAACTGTAGGTCTAATGTTAGCTGGAGCTAGGAATATGTTCACTTCTATGACCTTGGCTAAGTCTGGCATATACAAGAAGACTGAAGGTGTAGAGCTAAGTGGTAAGACGATCGGAATAATTGGATTCGGGAGAATAGGGTATAAGGTAGGTTTAATTGCTAAGGCCATGGGAATGAATGTAATAGCCTATGATGTAGTTGACGTGACCAAGAGGGCCGTAGAAATAGGCGCTAGGCCTGTAAGCTTAGATGAGTTGGTTACTCAATCTGACGTGATTAGCATCCATGTTACCGTCGGAAAAGACGCTAAGCCCATATTGACTTCCAGGGAATTCGAAATGATGAAAAGGGGAGTGATAATAGTTAACACCAGTAGGGCGGTTGCAGTAGACGGAAAGGCGCTCCTTCGTTTCATAAAGGAAGGTAAGGTGCTATCATATGCCACTGACGTCTTTTGGCACGAACCTCCAAAGGAGGAATGGGAGGTTGAGTTACTGAAACACGAGAGAGTCACGGTAACAACTCACATCGGTGCTCAAACCAAGGAGGCTCAATACAGAGTGGCAGTAATGACCACTGAGAACCTTCTAAAGACTCTCCAAGAGATTGGTGTTAAGGTTTGA
- a CDS encoding pyridoxal-phosphate-dependent aminotransferase family protein, whose amino-acid sequence MMLIPGPVNVPKSVALNSTIVVNHRSEKFRNVVAELERLMKLAFSSSRVALLTGSGTLAVESMVFSLLKKDEKVVVLTYGEFSERLLDSVVKRGTSPRVYKKPFGDIFSPEEVKSILDENKDATSIAFVHNETSTGVAFRDLRKIVEIAKGRGLKVLVDSVSGFGAYEAKVNEWGIDAMATGSQKALASVPGMGLVGLSEEGVTNLQDDAPNYLNLKLHLKFQDKRETPFTPAVGVFFATLRAAELLHQEGVERRWRRHEACASYVRKIAERSGFSLLGNESNFSNTVVAGFPPISPKSMIGELMKRGIEISGGMGELREKVVRIGVLGMVDDRAVSRLRYALSDILKVDLSIEPPAECKLPESIAQEVDWDN is encoded by the coding sequence TTGATGCTAATTCCTGGGCCAGTTAACGTTCCGAAGAGCGTTGCCCTAAATTCAACGATTGTGGTAAATCATAGGTCAGAGAAGTTCAGGAACGTGGTGGCAGAGCTAGAGAGGTTAATGAAGTTAGCATTCTCCTCCTCTAGGGTAGCTTTACTCACCGGTTCTGGAACGTTAGCTGTAGAATCCATGGTATTCTCTTTGCTTAAGAAAGACGAGAAGGTTGTTGTACTAACCTACGGAGAGTTCAGTGAAAGATTATTGGATTCGGTGGTAAAGAGGGGGACTTCTCCCAGGGTATATAAGAAGCCCTTTGGGGATATATTCTCGCCAGAGGAAGTCAAGTCTATTCTTGACGAGAACAAAGACGCTACTTCAATAGCATTTGTTCACAATGAGACCAGTACAGGAGTAGCATTTAGAGATCTCAGAAAGATTGTGGAGATTGCAAAGGGAAGGGGGCTCAAGGTATTAGTTGACTCAGTATCAGGATTCGGGGCCTATGAGGCTAAGGTAAACGAGTGGGGAATTGATGCTATGGCCACAGGTAGTCAGAAGGCACTCGCCTCAGTTCCAGGAATGGGGCTTGTGGGTTTATCAGAGGAAGGAGTCACAAATCTCCAAGACGACGCCCCCAATTACCTTAACCTGAAGCTTCATCTGAAATTTCAGGATAAGAGAGAGACTCCATTTACTCCTGCTGTTGGTGTGTTCTTTGCAACCCTCAGAGCAGCAGAGTTACTTCATCAGGAAGGGGTTGAGAGGAGATGGAGGAGGCACGAGGCGTGCGCAAGCTACGTAAGGAAGATCGCAGAGAGATCTGGATTTTCCCTCCTAGGAAACGAAAGTAACTTCTCCAACACAGTTGTAGCTGGTTTCCCGCCTATTTCTCCCAAGTCCATGATCGGAGAGCTCATGAAGAGAGGAATCGAAATTTCGGGTGGTATGGGAGAGCTCAGAGAAAAGGTTGTTAGAATAGGTGTCCTTGGAATGGTGGATGATAGGGCTGTTTCTAGATTAAGATATGCCTTATCCGATATTTTGAAAGTTGATCTAAGCATTGAACCTCCGGCCGAATGTAAGCTTCCTGAGTCTATAGCCCAAGAAGTGGATTGGGATAACTAA
- a CDS encoding DNA-directed RNA polymerase subunit K, translated as MSEERPSSSGVNPLTGTFVESWRGRLTSYERARIISARALQLAMGAAPLIDISSAGLEGASSLRIAEEEFNNNLLPISIRRRFPNGKVELVSIMSLNKKD; from the coding sequence ATGAGTGAAGAACGTCCATCATCATCGGGGGTAAACCCTCTAACTGGGACATTCGTAGAAAGTTGGAGAGGAAGACTCACGTCATACGAAAGAGCGAGGATTATAAGTGCCAGGGCATTGCAGTTGGCTATGGGTGCAGCTCCCCTAATTGATATATCGTCGGCTGGGCTTGAAGGGGCTAGTTCCCTGAGGATTGCTGAGGAAGAATTTAACAATAACCTACTTCCCATCAGCATAAGGAGAAGATTCCCCAACGGAAAGGTAGAACTTGTCTCGATCATGTCCCTGAATAAGAAGGATTAG
- the cdvC gene encoding cell division protein CdvC: MSAQVMLEEMARKYAIAAVRADKEGRREDAINNYKKAIEVLSQIVTLYPDMVARNAYEQMISEYKRRIETLSQMVPEGGEESEKVDEEIVMKEKPKVSLNEIVGLEDVKEALKEAVVYPSKRPDLFPLGWPRGILLYGPPGCGKTMIAAAVANELDSEFIHVDAASIMSKWLGEAEKNVARIFKTAREVSKKENKPAIIFIDELDALLASYTSEVGGEARVRNQFLKEMDGLADKNEISKVYVIGATNKPWRLDEPFLRRFQKRIYITLPDRPHRLELLKHYSSKVKLDQSINLEELADLTDGYTASDIRDIVQSAHMRVVKEMFEKNLQEPRAISMSDFKEVLKMRKPSVNQDMLKAYSAWHDKFKAL, from the coding sequence ATGAGTGCGCAGGTAATGCTAGAGGAGATGGCAAGGAAGTACGCCATAGCTGCAGTCAGAGCAGATAAGGAAGGTAGAAGAGAGGACGCCATCAATAATTACAAGAAGGCAATAGAGGTACTTTCACAAATAGTTACCCTTTATCCAGACATGGTGGCTAGAAACGCGTACGAGCAGATGATCAGTGAATACAAAAGGAGAATTGAGACATTAAGCCAGATGGTCCCTGAGGGAGGAGAGGAATCAGAAAAAGTGGACGAGGAGATTGTCATGAAGGAGAAACCCAAGGTGAGTCTCAATGAGATAGTTGGCCTGGAAGACGTAAAGGAGGCACTTAAGGAGGCAGTAGTATATCCAAGTAAGAGGCCCGACCTATTTCCCTTGGGTTGGCCTAGGGGAATACTCTTGTACGGTCCTCCTGGATGTGGAAAGACAATGATAGCCGCAGCAGTGGCAAATGAGCTCGATTCAGAGTTTATTCATGTGGACGCAGCGTCCATAATGTCTAAGTGGCTTGGTGAAGCTGAGAAGAACGTTGCCAGAATATTCAAAACTGCCCGAGAGGTCTCTAAGAAGGAGAATAAGCCTGCCATCATCTTCATAGATGAGCTTGACGCTTTACTGGCCTCATATACCTCGGAGGTTGGAGGAGAGGCCAGGGTAAGGAATCAATTCCTAAAGGAGATGGATGGCTTAGCAGATAAAAATGAGATCTCTAAAGTTTACGTGATTGGTGCTACCAATAAACCTTGGAGATTAGATGAGCCCTTCCTAAGAAGATTCCAGAAAAGGATATACATAACTCTTCCTGATAGGCCACACAGACTCGAGTTATTGAAGCACTATTCCTCTAAGGTTAAATTGGATCAGAGTATTAACTTGGAGGAGCTAGCGGATCTCACTGACGGTTACACCGCTAGCGACATCAGGGACATAGTACAATCGGCACACATGAGAGTAGTCAAGGAAATGTTTGAGAAGAACTTGCAGGAACCAAGAGCAATATCCATGAGTGATTTCAAGGAAGTGCTTAAGATGAGGAAACCAAGCGTTAATCAAGACATGCTGAAGGCTTACTCGGCCTGGCATGATAAATTCAAGGCGCTTTGA
- the cdvB gene encoding cell division protein CdvB — protein sequence MKLSSLFNFSPKKREDRESLSAKITEISIKLKDQQDRLDEAMRKLEERDKDLFDRVVRSQANGESARATIYAQEISDIRKIMKIVYTARLAIEKVRLKLETIHDLQGISLVLVPVSRTLENLKEQIRGVAPEVAISLDSVISNVNSITVETGTTITDRTIIPTVDEEARRILEEARKTAESKISEKMPKLDLPHPPSDVGLPHPPSEIKVVKRKMTEEELLNHIKINGGIVDVDLISTTYGVDKNEVFDLLRSMARKGLVMIEG from the coding sequence ATGAAGTTAAGCTCACTTTTCAATTTTAGTCCTAAGAAGAGAGAGGATAGGGAATCTTTATCTGCAAAAATAACTGAAATTTCCATAAAGTTGAAGGATCAGCAGGACAGGCTGGATGAGGCCATGAGGAAACTAGAGGAAAGGGATAAGGACCTTTTCGATAGGGTGGTAAGATCTCAAGCCAATGGAGAATCAGCGAGGGCCACCATATACGCTCAAGAGATATCGGACATCAGGAAAATAATGAAGATAGTTTACACTGCAAGATTGGCCATTGAGAAAGTGAGACTGAAACTAGAAACCATCCATGATCTACAGGGAATATCTTTGGTCTTGGTTCCAGTGAGCAGAACTTTGGAAAACCTCAAAGAACAAATACGCGGTGTTGCCCCAGAGGTAGCCATATCTTTGGACTCCGTAATTAGTAATGTGAATAGTATAACAGTTGAAACAGGAACTACGATAACCGATAGAACCATCATTCCTACAGTGGACGAGGAGGCAAGGAGAATCCTAGAAGAGGCGAGAAAAACCGCCGAAAGTAAAATTAGCGAGAAAATGCCCAAATTGGATCTGCCCCATCCGCCCTCCGACGTTGGTCTTCCACATCCACCGTCAGAGATCAAGGTTGTGAAGAGGAAGATGACTGAAGAGGAGCTCTTAAATCACATAAAAATCAATGGAGGGATAGTCGACGTAGATCTAATATCCACTACCTATGGCGTGGATAAGAACGAAGTGTTCGACCTCTTAAGAAGCATGGCTAGGAAAGGACTGGTCATGATAGAGGGTTGA
- the cdvA gene encoding cell division protein CdvA, which produces MAISYENLMKFIGQKVKDVYGREVGFLVHVYTEVDGTVTGVEVAYGNSFATLEPSRLSLINDLLVILPDWKADSTKSIIQMEKIRKRQRALEELYAKQEIPKSSYDDMKRKLDSEMVKIREDYAKIKSKLKTRLNEVEDQITHIDRAMIAVKMSYIAAELTESAYKGSIEILRQAKESYITEKDDIRKTMEKLDLSDRDSGLDLKGAGSLTNGSEASAKPDLSRAELPTPIPVKVLSTQ; this is translated from the coding sequence TTGGCCATATCGTATGAAAACTTGATGAAATTCATAGGTCAGAAAGTAAAGGACGTGTATGGTAGAGAAGTGGGATTCCTGGTTCACGTGTATACGGAAGTTGATGGAACTGTAACTGGTGTTGAGGTTGCATATGGCAACTCATTCGCAACTCTGGAACCCTCAAGGCTATCCCTCATTAATGATCTACTAGTCATCTTGCCAGATTGGAAAGCTGATTCAACAAAATCCATAATACAAATGGAGAAAATAAGAAAAAGACAAAGGGCGTTGGAAGAGTTATATGCTAAACAAGAAATTCCAAAGTCTTCCTACGATGATATGAAAAGAAAACTTGATTCTGAAATGGTAAAAATAAGGGAAGACTATGCTAAAATTAAAAGCAAACTGAAGACAAGATTAAATGAGGTCGAGGATCAAATTACACATATAGATAGGGCTATGATTGCAGTTAAGATGAGCTACATAGCAGCTGAGTTGACCGAGAGCGCCTACAAGGGATCAATAGAGATCTTGAGACAGGCTAAGGAGAGCTACATAACTGAGAAGGACGATATTAGGAAGACCATGGAGAAACTGGATTTGAGCGATAGAGATAGTGGGTTAGACTTAAAAGGCGCAGGGTCTCTAACCAACGGTTCCGAGGCATCGGCCAAGCCTGATTTGTCAAGGGCGGAATTACCAACACCAATACCTGTAAAAGTCTTAAGCACACAGTGA
- the eno gene encoding phosphopyruvate hydratase, whose product MMNGFSIARVHGYEIIDSRGNPTVRTRITLESGIRATGDAPSGASKGTREAVELRDRDGSVKEAVDSVNYYISPALSGLDVREQTKIDELMIELDGTENKSRLGANAIIATSIAVAKAAAMSLSMEPFMYIGGARRHALPVPLLNILNGGVHAGNMLKIQEFMIIPVKFDSFKEALMASVRIYKSLKGLVAERYGKVYTALGDEGGISPPLSVTEDALNLVYTAIRNEGMEDRVYMGMDAAASDFYNHEKGVYEIDNGTKTPDQMIDFYLDIANRYPLLYLEDPFEEDDFKRFSELQGRLGKVIVTGDDLYTTNVKYLKKGMETKSTKGVIVKANQIGTLTETIQFFDMAKENSIKTVVSHRSGETEDYFIADLSVALNSDFIKTGAPSRGERTSKYNRLLEIENDHGLEYQGRKLLW is encoded by the coding sequence ATGATGAACGGTTTTTCAATAGCAAGGGTTCATGGTTATGAAATCATAGACTCCAGGGGAAATCCAACCGTAAGAACTAGGATAACTCTTGAATCAGGAATTAGAGCCACAGGTGACGCGCCTTCTGGTGCGTCTAAGGGAACAAGGGAGGCCGTTGAATTAAGAGACCGTGATGGATCGGTGAAAGAGGCTGTAGACTCGGTAAACTACTATATATCGCCCGCTCTATCCGGGCTGGATGTAAGAGAACAGACTAAAATTGATGAGCTAATGATTGAGCTTGATGGGACAGAGAACAAGTCAAGATTGGGGGCAAACGCGATCATAGCTACATCGATAGCTGTAGCCAAGGCCGCGGCTATGTCCCTGAGTATGGAGCCTTTCATGTATATTGGTGGTGCCCGTAGACATGCATTGCCCGTTCCACTTCTTAATATTCTCAACGGCGGCGTTCACGCGGGCAACATGCTCAAGATCCAGGAGTTCATGATAATCCCAGTGAAGTTCGATAGCTTTAAGGAAGCATTGATGGCTTCGGTCAGAATATACAAGAGCTTGAAGGGTTTGGTCGCTGAAAGATATGGCAAAGTTTACACCGCGTTAGGAGACGAAGGTGGAATCTCTCCACCATTGAGCGTTACTGAAGACGCATTAAATTTAGTTTATACCGCAATAAGAAACGAAGGGATGGAGGATAGAGTATACATGGGAATGGATGCAGCGGCCTCTGACTTTTACAATCATGAAAAAGGAGTATATGAAATCGACAATGGGACCAAGACACCCGATCAGATGATTGACTTCTACTTGGACATTGCAAACCGTTATCCTTTGCTTTATCTTGAGGATCCATTTGAGGAAGACGATTTCAAGAGATTCTCGGAGCTTCAAGGAAGACTAGGAAAGGTGATAGTGACAGGAGACGATCTATACACCACAAACGTGAAGTACTTGAAGAAGGGAATGGAGACCAAATCTACCAAGGGCGTCATTGTTAAGGCAAATCAGATTGGAACACTAACTGAGACTATCCAATTCTTCGATATGGCTAAGGAGAACTCCATTAAAACAGTGGTCAGTCATAGGAGTGGTGAAACGGAAGATTACTTCATAGCAGATCTCTCAGTTGCCCTTAACAGCGACTTCATAAAGACAGGTGCCCCGTCTAGGGGAGAGAGGACATCAAAATATAACAGATTACTTGAAATAGAAAATGATCATGGTTTGGAATATCAAGGTAGAAAGCTCTTATGGTAG
- a CDS encoding signal peptidase I, with the protein MKKSDIAIIILIALIYLVFYSNVVTSASVEGVSMYPIFQNGALTFYQSPVDIQFHSIIIYKSPQLHTYVIHRVIRLDGGYYVTQGVDRISNPQPDNQIGLEPAPGVPSNYVIGKVVEIDGYVISIPYLGYLSILISSLAR; encoded by the coding sequence ATGAAGAAGAGTGACATAGCAATCATTATTCTCATCGCGCTCATTTACTTAGTCTTCTACTCCAATGTCGTGACCTCTGCCAGCGTTGAGGGAGTTTCCATGTACCCTATTTTCCAGAACGGTGCATTGACGTTCTATCAATCACCAGTAGACATACAGTTTCATTCAATTATTATCTACAAATCCCCGCAACTTCACACTTACGTAATTCATAGGGTGATTAGGCTAGACGGAGGCTATTATGTAACTCAAGGAGTTGATAGAATATCTAATCCCCAGCCCGATAATCAAATAGGTCTAGAACCTGCCCCTGGGGTTCCCTCAAATTACGTTATAGGTAAAGTTGTAGAAATAGACGGATACGTAATATCTATACCATACCTGGGTTACCTTTCGATACTAATCTCCTCTCTGGCTAGATAG
- the gcvPB gene encoding aminomethyl-transferring glycine dehydrogenase subunit GcvPB, whose translation MWRQAYWDEPLITEFRGKGRQGYLIPKEDLDVEIKLPDSIRRTKDPELPEVTELEVVRHFIRLSQMSFGVDTGMMPLGSCTMKYNPKIEEESGIAESIHPLQDQETVQGNLEVMYEMQRWLAEATGMDQCSLQVPAGSAGELAGVLMMKKYHTDLDRERGDMLVADSAHGTNPASAAMAGFNVIYIKSNTEGLVDMKVLRETVSENVAGFMLTNPNTLGLFEENIKEIADLIHSVDGVLYYDGANLNGILGVARPGDMGFDIVHLNLHKTFGVPHGGGGPGAGAICAKGKMTSYLPFPVIERDENNYVQSKPDRTIGKISVFHGNFGNLMRSYVYILGLGEEGISMIGKMSTIATNYLIAKLRNVNGLELMAPHRFRKHEVVFSAKRLADETGVTAFDIAKSLLDRGFYAPTIYFPPNVEEALMIEPTETETVETLDQFAEAIKDILEKAYSNPASITSAPHNTSVGRLDQVKANHPSTLTPTYRVLKTRLSSQRGD comes from the coding sequence ATGTGGAGACAGGCATATTGGGACGAACCCCTGATCACTGAGTTTAGGGGGAAGGGAAGACAAGGCTACCTAATACCTAAGGAAGACTTAGATGTGGAGATAAAACTACCCGATAGCATAAGGAGAACGAAGGATCCAGAGTTACCGGAGGTAACTGAGCTAGAAGTGGTGAGGCACTTCATAAGGCTGTCCCAAATGAGCTTCGGTGTTGACACGGGAATGATGCCACTGGGATCCTGCACCATGAAGTACAACCCCAAGATAGAGGAGGAATCGGGTATAGCTGAGTCGATACATCCTCTTCAAGACCAGGAAACAGTACAGGGAAACCTTGAAGTCATGTATGAGATGCAACGATGGCTTGCTGAAGCCACCGGAATGGATCAATGTAGCCTTCAAGTCCCTGCTGGGTCTGCAGGAGAACTGGCTGGAGTCTTAATGATGAAGAAGTACCACACAGACCTAGATAGGGAAAGGGGGGATATGCTGGTGGCCGACTCAGCTCACGGTACTAACCCAGCTAGCGCCGCGATGGCTGGTTTCAACGTGATTTACATCAAATCCAACACGGAAGGTCTAGTAGATATGAAAGTCCTTAGGGAGACAGTATCAGAGAATGTAGCAGGGTTCATGTTGACTAACCCAAACACTCTTGGACTCTTTGAAGAGAACATTAAAGAGATTGCGGATCTAATCCATTCCGTGGACGGGGTTCTCTATTACGATGGAGCCAACCTCAATGGGATATTAGGCGTTGCAAGACCAGGGGACATGGGATTTGATATCGTTCATCTGAACCTTCATAAGACATTTGGTGTCCCGCATGGTGGAGGAGGACCTGGAGCCGGAGCCATCTGCGCCAAGGGTAAAATGACCAGTTATCTACCATTTCCCGTTATCGAGAGGGATGAGAACAACTACGTCCAGTCAAAGCCTGACCGCACAATTGGGAAAATCTCAGTATTTCACGGGAACTTCGGGAACCTCATGAGATCCTACGTGTATATTTTGGGTTTGGGTGAAGAGGGGATATCCATGATAGGAAAGATGAGCACGATAGCTACAAACTACTTGATTGCCAAACTCAGAAATGTTAATGGACTTGAGCTCATGGCTCCTCACAGGTTCAGGAAACACGAGGTTGTGTTCAGCGCGAAAAGGCTCGCGGATGAGACTGGAGTTACGGCCTTTGACATTGCTAAGAGCTTACTGGATAGGGGATTCTACGCACCAACGATATACTTTCCACCTAACGTTGAGGAAGCGTTAATGATAGAACCCACCGAAACCGAGACTGTAGAGACCTTAGATCAATTCGCAGAAGCAATTAAGGACATCCTGGAGAAAGCTTACTCTAATCCCGCCTCAATAACCTCTGCCCCTCACAACACTTCAGTAGGCAGACTGGACCAGGTCAAGGCAAACCATCCTAGCACGCTAACACCGACCTATAGGGTTCTTAAAACTAGGCTATCTAGCCAGAGAGGAGATTAG
- the gcvPA gene encoding aminomethyl-transferring glycine dehydrogenase subunit GcvPA has translation MDNHPWLPNLSHVNRMLEEIGVKKIEDLFQDIPEDVILKRKLRVGYDRPLSEHEIRYRLGQIAEKNLKLKYPPFLGAGAYPHSVPSVIKFILSRSEFYTAYTPYQPEVNQGLLQALFEYQSLMAELLEMDVVNSSHYDWGGSLAEAVLMGYRINGRKKVLIPESINPLHEQVLRTWISGREMEIVKVPIGNDGTLDLNFLSKVSPDQISSIYVQEPNFYGVLETEVEYVADWARKNGIISIIGVSPISLGLIKPPGELGFDIAVGDGQELGIPLNFGGPYNGVLATRMDMKLVRQMPGRIVGMTQDQNGKRGFTLILQTREQFARREKATSNITTNEALVALANAVYLSLLGKHGIRELASEIYRRSHYALKRLEDEEIGKRKWESDFFEEFTFVFRTDYSEIYRGLLARGIHGGFRLNEREALICVTEVHSKEAIETLVQTAKEVS, from the coding sequence ATGGACAACCATCCTTGGCTTCCAAACCTATCCCATGTTAACCGCATGTTAGAGGAAATAGGAGTCAAGAAAATAGAGGACCTTTTCCAAGACATACCTGAAGATGTCATACTCAAGAGAAAATTGAGGGTGGGATATGATAGGCCCTTGTCGGAGCATGAGATAAGGTATAGACTAGGACAGATCGCGGAAAAGAACCTCAAGCTAAAATATCCTCCGTTCCTAGGAGCCGGGGCATATCCACATTCTGTTCCTTCAGTAATCAAGTTCATTCTCTCCAGGTCAGAATTTTACACAGCCTATACTCCCTATCAACCTGAGGTAAATCAGGGACTGCTGCAAGCCCTATTTGAATATCAGAGCCTTATGGCAGAGCTCCTGGAGATGGACGTTGTTAACTCATCTCACTATGATTGGGGAGGCAGTCTAGCAGAGGCCGTACTGATGGGTTACAGAATAAATGGGAGAAAGAAAGTACTAATTCCAGAATCCATAAATCCTCTCCATGAGCAGGTTCTACGTACCTGGATCTCAGGGAGAGAGATGGAGATAGTGAAAGTTCCAATTGGAAATGATGGAACGCTTGACCTAAACTTCCTCTCCAAGGTTAGTCCAGATCAGATATCTTCAATTTACGTTCAGGAACCGAATTTTTACGGTGTTCTGGAAACTGAAGTGGAATACGTTGCGGATTGGGCTAGGAAGAACGGGATAATCAGTATCATAGGAGTAAGTCCTATCTCCCTGGGCCTAATCAAGCCACCTGGGGAGCTAGGATTTGATATCGCAGTTGGAGATGGCCAGGAATTGGGTATTCCGCTGAACTTCGGGGGTCCTTATAATGGGGTACTGGCTACTCGAATGGATATGAAATTGGTCAGGCAGATGCCCGGAAGAATAGTTGGGATGACTCAGGACCAAAACGGAAAGAGGGGGTTCACGTTGATCCTTCAGACAAGGGAGCAATTCGCTAGAAGGGAAAAGGCTACTTCCAACATAACCACAAACGAGGCACTGGTAGCTTTAGCCAACGCAGTCTACCTTTCCCTGCTTGGGAAGCACGGAATTAGGGAATTAGCCAGCGAGATATACAGGAGATCCCACTACGCCTTGAAGAGACTAGAGGACGAGGAGATCGGGAAAAGGAAGTGGGAGTCCGACTTCTTTGAGGAGTTTACTTTTGTGTTTAGAACAGACTACTCCGAAATATACAGGGGGCTTCTTGCTCGAGGAATCCATGGCGGCTTTAGGCTGAATGAGAGAGAGGCTTTAATTTGTGTAACTGAGGTTCACTCAAAGGAGGCCATAGAGACCCTGGTCCAAACTGCAAAGGAGGTATCCTAA